Part of the Candidatus Methylomirabilota bacterium genome is shown below.
GCCGCGAGTCGTTCTCCGTCGGCGACCGACCGCAGAACTTCTACATGATCGGCTCGATGGGCCTGGCCTCCGCGATCGGCCTCGGCCTCACGCTCGCGCAGGCCGAGCGCGCCGCCGTCGTGTTCGACGGCGACGGCAACCTCCTCATGAACTTCGGGATCCTCGCCATGGTCGGCGGGCTGAGGCCCCGGCGCCTCGTCCACGTCGTGTTCGACAACGAGGTCTACGGCTCCACGGGCAACCAGATCTCGCCCTCGCGCGGCGTGCGCCTGGACCGCGTGGCCGCGGCGGCCGGCTACGGCACGGTGGCCGCCGTCACCACGGCCGCGGAGACGGAGTCGGCCGTGCGCGCCGCGCTCGGCGCCGACGGGCCGCACTTCGTGCTGGTGAAGACGACCGCGGCGGAAGCGGACGTTCCGCGCATCCCGTACAGCCCGGCGGAGATCCGCGATCGCTTTCGGGCCAGCCTGTGACGCCACGGCGCACGACCACGCTCAAACGGCTCGTCACGCGCCCGGAGATCGCCTTCCTGATGGAAGCGCACAGCGGGCTTTCCGCGCGCATCGTGGAGGAGGCCGGGTTCGAGGGCGTCTGGGGCAGCGGGCTGACGATCTCGGCGGCCTTCGGCGTGCGTGACAACAACGAGCTGTCCTGGTCGCAGGTGGTGGACCACGTGGCGTTCATGACCGAGGCGACGTCGATCCCGCTCCTCCTCGACGGCGACACGGGCCACGGCAACTTCAACAACATGCGGCGGCTCGTACGCAAGCTCGAGCAGGTCGGGGTGGCCGGCGTCACCATCGAGGACAAGCTCTTCCCGAAGACCAACTCGTTCCTGCGCTCCGAGTTGCAGCCGCTGGCCGACGTCGAAGAGTTCTGCGGCAAGATCAAGGCGGGCAAGGACAGCCAGACCGACGCCGACTTCGTGCTGGTCGCGCGCGTCGAGGCGCTCATCGCGGGCTGGGGTCTCGCGGAGGCCATCAAGCGCGCGGAG
Proteins encoded:
- a CDS encoding isocitrate lyase/phosphoenolpyruvate mutase family protein, coding for MTPRRTTTLKRLVTRPEIAFLMEAHSGLSARIVEEAGFEGVWGSGLTISAAFGVRDNNELSWSQVVDHVAFMTEATSIPLLLDGDTGHGNFNNMRRLVRKLEQVGVAGVTIEDKLFPKTNSFLRSELQPLADVEEFCGKIKAGKDSQTDADFVLVARVEALIAGWGLAEAIKRAE